From one Suricata suricatta isolate VVHF042 chromosome 8, meerkat_22Aug2017_6uvM2_HiC, whole genome shotgun sequence genomic stretch:
- the SLC66A1 gene encoding lysosomal amino acid transporter 1 homolog isoform X4, with translation MFGSQYIKACKTGNMDQALSLWFLLGWIGGDSCNLIGSFLADQLPLQTYTAIYYVLADLLMLSLYFHYKFKKRPSLLSTPINSLLLFTLAMVCATPLLRSAGPSAVPGEVFRGRTLLSVDPGNKPFTRQEIIGFVIGSVSSVLYLLSRLPQIRTNFLRKSTQGVSYSLFALVMLGNTLYGLSVLLKNPEVGQSEGSYLLHHLPWLVGSLGVLLLDTIISIQFLAYRNTATSAERQPLLHS, from the exons ATGTTTGGCAG CCAGTACATCAAGGCCTGCAAGACGGGCAACATGGACCAGGCGCTCTCTCTGTGGTTCCTCCTGGGCTGGATCGGCGGAGACTCCTGTAACCTCATCGGCTCCTTCCTCGCCGACCAGCTGCCCCTGCAG ACCTACACGGCGATATATTATGTCCTGGCGGACCTGCTGATGCTGTCACTGTACTTTCACTACAAATTTAAGAAACGCCCCTCGCTCT TGTCTACCCCCATCAATTCTCTGCTGTTGTTCACCTTGGCAATGGTGTGTGCCACCCCGCTGCTGAGGAGCGCTGGCCCCTCGGCTGTCCCGGGCGAGGTCTTCCGGGGGCGGACGCTCCTGTCCGTGGATCCGGGCAATAAG CCCTTCACCCGGCAGGAAATCATCGGCTTCGTCATCGGCTCCGTCTCCAGCGTCCTCTACCTGCTCTCCCGGCTGCCTCAGATCCGCACGAAC ttCCTGAGGAAGTCGACCCAGGGGGTCTCCTATTCGCTGTTCGCCTTGGTGATGCTGGGGAACACGCTGTACGGGCTGAGCGTGCTGCTCAAGAACCCCGAGGTGGGTCAGAGTGAGGGCAGCTACCTGCTGCACCACCTGCCCTGGCTCGTGGGCAGCCTGGGCGTGCTGCTGCTGGACACCATC ATCTCCATACAGTTCCTGGCGTACAGGAACACTGCCACCTCTGCGGAGCGCCAGCCCCTGCTGCACAGCTGA
- the SLC66A1 gene encoding lysosomal amino acid transporter 1 homolog isoform X2, with translation MSRIHRTAAMARKKLGSGNFSSCPNGSLEWIWDVFGECAQDGWDEASVGLGLISILCFAASTFPQYIKACKTGNMDQALSLWFLLGWIGGDSCNLIGSFLADQLPLQTYTAIYYVLADLLMLSLYFHYKFKKRPSLLSTPINSLLLFTLAMVCATPLLRSAGPSAVPGEVFRGRTLLSVDPGNKPFTRQEIIGFVIGSVSSVLYLLSRLPQIRTNFLRKSTQGVSYSLFALVMLGNTLYGLSVLLKNPEVGQSEGSYLLHHLPWLVGSLGVLLLDTIISIQFLAYRNTATSAERQPLLHS, from the exons GACAGCGGCCATGGCCCGGAAGAAACTGGGCTCCGGCAACTTCTCCAGCTGCCCCAACGGCTCCCTCGAGTGGATATGGGACGTGTTTGGCGAATGCGCCCAGGACGGCTGGGACGAGGCCAGCGTGGGTCTGGGCCTGATCTCCATCCTCTGTTTCGCAGCGTCCACCTTCCC CCAGTACATCAAGGCCTGCAAGACGGGCAACATGGACCAGGCGCTCTCTCTGTGGTTCCTCCTGGGCTGGATCGGCGGAGACTCCTGTAACCTCATCGGCTCCTTCCTCGCCGACCAGCTGCCCCTGCAG ACCTACACGGCGATATATTATGTCCTGGCGGACCTGCTGATGCTGTCACTGTACTTTCACTACAAATTTAAGAAACGCCCCTCGCTCT TGTCTACCCCCATCAATTCTCTGCTGTTGTTCACCTTGGCAATGGTGTGTGCCACCCCGCTGCTGAGGAGCGCTGGCCCCTCGGCTGTCCCGGGCGAGGTCTTCCGGGGGCGGACGCTCCTGTCCGTGGATCCGGGCAATAAG CCCTTCACCCGGCAGGAAATCATCGGCTTCGTCATCGGCTCCGTCTCCAGCGTCCTCTACCTGCTCTCCCGGCTGCCTCAGATCCGCACGAAC ttCCTGAGGAAGTCGACCCAGGGGGTCTCCTATTCGCTGTTCGCCTTGGTGATGCTGGGGAACACGCTGTACGGGCTGAGCGTGCTGCTCAAGAACCCCGAGGTGGGTCAGAGTGAGGGCAGCTACCTGCTGCACCACCTGCCCTGGCTCGTGGGCAGCCTGGGCGTGCTGCTGCTGGACACCATC ATCTCCATACAGTTCCTGGCGTACAGGAACACTGCCACCTCTGCGGAGCGCCAGCCCCTGCTGCACAGCTGA
- the SLC66A1 gene encoding lysosomal amino acid transporter 1 homolog isoform X3 translates to MARKKLGSGNFSSCPNGSLEWIWDVFGECAQDGWDEASVGLGLISILCFAASTFPQYIKACKTGNMDQALSLWFLLGWIGGDSCNLIGSFLADQLPLQTYTAIYYVLADLLMLSLYFHYKFKKRPSLLSTPINSLLLFTLAMVCATPLLRSAGPSAVPGEVFRGRTLLSVDPGNKPFTRQEIIGFVIGSVSSVLYLLSRLPQIRTNFLRKSTQGVSYSLFALVMLGNTLYGLSVLLKNPEVGQSEGSYLLHHLPWLVGSLGVLLLDTIISIQFLAYRNTATSAERQPLLHS, encoded by the exons ATGGCCCGGAAGAAACTGGGCTCCGGCAACTTCTCCAGCTGCCCCAACGGCTCCCTCGAGTGGATATGGGACGTGTTTGGCGAATGCGCCCAGGACGGCTGGGACGAGGCCAGCGTGGGTCTGGGCCTGATCTCCATCCTCTGTTTCGCAGCGTCCACCTTCCC CCAGTACATCAAGGCCTGCAAGACGGGCAACATGGACCAGGCGCTCTCTCTGTGGTTCCTCCTGGGCTGGATCGGCGGAGACTCCTGTAACCTCATCGGCTCCTTCCTCGCCGACCAGCTGCCCCTGCAG ACCTACACGGCGATATATTATGTCCTGGCGGACCTGCTGATGCTGTCACTGTACTTTCACTACAAATTTAAGAAACGCCCCTCGCTCT TGTCTACCCCCATCAATTCTCTGCTGTTGTTCACCTTGGCAATGGTGTGTGCCACCCCGCTGCTGAGGAGCGCTGGCCCCTCGGCTGTCCCGGGCGAGGTCTTCCGGGGGCGGACGCTCCTGTCCGTGGATCCGGGCAATAAG CCCTTCACCCGGCAGGAAATCATCGGCTTCGTCATCGGCTCCGTCTCCAGCGTCCTCTACCTGCTCTCCCGGCTGCCTCAGATCCGCACGAAC ttCCTGAGGAAGTCGACCCAGGGGGTCTCCTATTCGCTGTTCGCCTTGGTGATGCTGGGGAACACGCTGTACGGGCTGAGCGTGCTGCTCAAGAACCCCGAGGTGGGTCAGAGTGAGGGCAGCTACCTGCTGCACCACCTGCCCTGGCTCGTGGGCAGCCTGGGCGTGCTGCTGCTGGACACCATC ATCTCCATACAGTTCCTGGCGTACAGGAACACTGCCACCTCTGCGGAGCGCCAGCCCCTGCTGCACAGCTGA